In Apteryx mantelli isolate bAptMan1 unplaced genomic scaffold, bAptMan1.hap1 HAP1_SCAFFOLD_182, whole genome shotgun sequence, the DNA window gggagggggggggcggggcctgccgtACCCATGAGCTGAGGCCGGGGCAGGTTCAGCCCCTCCATCAGCGTCACGAACTCGTCGGCGCTCAGGCTCAGCCGCGGGTTGAACCGTCGCTCCTCGTCCACCGTCGACACCgtctgccctggggggggggtggggggggcaaaaCTGCTGCCTGGGGGGCAAAAaactgccccgggggggggggcgaaacTGCCCCCCAGGACCCACAACTGCCCCCTCGGGGCAAATAACTGCCCCTTCAGCCCCCATTTGCCCCCAACCGCTGTTTTTTCCCACCTGAGGCCCCTTATTTGCCCCCCCAACCCTGGTATTTACCCTCTCCAGCCCGCTGTTGCCCCCCCAACCCCATTATTTGCCCCCAACCCCCGTTGTTTGCCCCCCCAGCTCCCTTATTGCCCCCCTGAGTTGGTATTTGTCCTTTCTAGCCCCGTTATTTGCCCTTTACCCCATTATTTGCCCCAGCCCCCGTTATCTGCCCCTGAACCCCACTATTTGCCCTCTCTAACCCCATTATCTGCCCCCCAACCCCGTTATTTGCCCCAGCCCCCGCTATTGCCCCCCAACCTGTTGCTTAACCCCCCAGTCCTGTTATCTGCCTACAACCCCGTTATttaccccccccagccccgttaTTTCCTCCCCCCAGTCCCGTTATCTGCCCTCGAGCCCCGTTATTTGCCCTCTCCAGCCCCATTACCTGCCCCCAACCCCATTATTTGTTCCCTCCGGCCCCGTTATCTGCCCCCCAACCCCGTTATTCGCCCCCTCCGGCCCGTTATCTGCCCCCCACTCCGTTATTTGCCTCCAGCCCTGCTATTTACCCCTCCCGGCCCCGTTAtctgcccccccggccccgcaccggTGTAGTCGTGCCCCGGGTAGACCAGGCAGCTCCCGGGCAGCGTGAAGATCCGCTCGTGCACCGACCGGTACAGCGTGCGCGCGCAccctgggggcggggcggggcgttaCCATGGCGACCGGGCGTCAGCGCCCCCCCCCGTGGCCATGGCGACggcgcgccgcggcgccgcgtgACCATGGCAACCGAGCGCCGCTGctctccccgcccctccccgtgGCCATGGCAACCGCGCGCCGCTGCTctctccccgcccctccccgtgGCCATGGCAACCGCGCACCGCTGctctccccgcccctccccgtgGCCATGGCAACCCGTGGCCATGGCAACCGCGCGCCGCGCCCAGCGGTGACCGTGAGGGGAGATGCCGcgcgctttgggggggggggaaaggcgcCGCTGTCGCCATGGTaacgggcggggggggccgctcccagtgactcccagtccctcccagtgcccccccccacagcctcccagtaacccccacGGCTCCAGTCCCTacctcccagtaacccccacggctccagtccctcccagtgtcccccctgggtcctcccagtgctcccactatcccccagtcccccccagtgccccctccccacagctcccagtgctcccagtcccccccggtgctcccagtgccccctccCCATGgttcccagtcccccccagtgcctcccggtccctcccagcaccccctccccccggctcccagtgcctcccagtgctcccagtgcctcccagtgccccctccccccagctcccagtctctcccagtgCCCCCTCCTCCCGGCTCCCAGTGCCTCCCGGTCGCTGCCCTGCTGGAAGTCGGTGCGGCCGCAGCCGCGGATGAGCAGCGCGTCGCCCGTGAACGCCATCGACTCGTCGTCCAGCACCAGCGTGAGGCAGCCGGGCGTGTGGCCGGGGCTGGCGCGGGCCTCCAGCtcctgcggggagggggggggacacggacacgcgacgtggggcccaggcgtccgggggggctccatcacccccccaccaccaccgccaTGTCCccatggggcccaggcgtccgagtcccccccccccgcccccccccgcgggcgcccCGCACTCACGAAGGCGCCGAATTGCAGCCGGTCGCCGTCGCGCAGCAGCAGGTCGGCGcgggcgccgctcgcccgcgaGATGGCGCTGaggcagccgggcagcgccgcgcgcaGCGCGCCCGAGCCCGTCACGTGGTCCGCGTGGCAGTGCGTGTTCactgcggggggcggggccaaacGGGtcacgtgggggtcacgtggggcgCCGCGCGCAGCGCGCCCGAGCCCGTCACGTGGTCCGCGTGGCAGTGCGTGTTCactgcggggggcggggccaaacGGGTCACGTGGGGGgtcacgtgggggggggggcgcagcgcgCCCGAGCCCGTCACGTGGTCCGCGTGGCAGTGCGTGTTCactgcggggggcggggccaaacGGGtcacgtgggggtcacgtggggcgCCGCGCGCAGCGCGCCCGAGCCCGTCACGTGGTCCGCGTGGCAGTGCGTGTTCactgcggggggcggggccaaacGGGTCACGTGGGGGGtcacgtggggggggggcgcagcgcgCCCGAGCCCGTCACGTGGTCCGCGTGGCAGTGCGTGTTCactgcggggggcggggccaaacGGGtcacgtgggggtcacgtggggcgCCGCGCGCAGCGCGCCCGAGCCCGTCACGTGGTCCGCGTGGCAGTGCGTGTTCactgcggggggcggggccaaacGGGTCACGTGGGGGGTCAcgtgggggggggcgcagcgCGCCCGAGCCCGTCACGTGGTCCGCGTGGCAGTGCGTGTTCactgcggggggcggggccaaacGGGTCACGTGGGGGGTCACGTGGGGGGGCGCAGCGCGCCCGAGCCCGTCACGT includes these proteins:
- the LOC136995937 gene encoding LOW QUALITY PROTEIN: persulfide dioxygenase ETHE1, mitochondrial-like (The sequence of the model RefSeq protein was modified relative to this genomic sequence to represent the inferred CDS: deleted 1 base in 1 codon); this translates as MWGRRVAAALRALGPARSYGTGRRLLLRQLFEARSCTYTYVLADEASRDAVIVDPVLETVARDTQLLRELGLRLRYAVNTHCHADHVTGSGALRAALPGCLSAISRASGARADLLLRDGDRLQFGAFELEARASPGHTPGCLTLVLDDESMAFTGDALLIRGCGRTDFQQGCARTLYRSVHERIFTLPGSCLVYPGHDYTGQTVSTVDEERRFNPRLSLSADEFVTLMEGLNLPRPQLMDVAVPANLRCGVQDVTA